A segment of the Babylonia areolata isolate BAREFJ2019XMU chromosome 20, ASM4173473v1, whole genome shotgun sequence genome:
agtgtctgtgtctgtctgtccacaccacaGGCTGGCtgaccagtgtctgtgtctgtctgtccacaccacaGGCTGGCtgaccagtgtctgtgtctgtccacaccACAGGCTGGCtgaccagtgtctgtgtctgtctgtccacaccacaGGCTGGCtgaccagtgtctgtctgtccacaccacaGGCTGGCTGAccagtatctgtctgtgtctgtccaaccACAGGCTGGCTGAccagtatctgtctgtgtctgtccaaccACAGGCTGACtgaccagtgtctgtctgtccacaccacaGGCTGGCtgaccagtgtctgtgtctgtccacacGTCAGGCTGACtgaccagtgtctgtgtctgtccacacgtcagactgactgaccagtgtCGGTCTGTCCACACCCACAGGCTGGCTGACCAGGGGCACACAGTGATCGGGGTGGAGGTGGCACAGAGAGCCATCGAGGAGTTCTTCGAGGAACAGAACATCCCCTTCACCTCCTCGCCTCTACCTGCTGCGGAAGGAACTCtcttccaagtgtgtgtgtgtgtgtgtgtgtgtgtgagagagagagagagagagagggtgagggttggggttggggcaTTGAGAGTGTTGTGATCATCACACAAAATGAGCTTTGCCTTTTGGTTCATAGTAGTGGGCGATTGTAGCAAAACCGGTATGTCTTATTGACACGGATTTAGGTCTAGTTAAAAAGATCTTGTAGATAACATTCCATTGGAATGCTTTTGGGCATCAACAGGGAATACAAATAAGGTGTGTTTTATTTggacattagtagtagtagtagtagttgttgttatcgttTCTGTCGATGCCTCAAGAAAGAATTCCAAATGAATGACATTTTCAATTAAAATAAATCTTAATAAATTAAATCGTGCCATTGCATGTCCTCGTTTATTGGCACATCATGAATGTACATATTTGATACAGAGTTTTGTTGTTTCAGTGATACATGGTTcggcttttccttccttccttccttccttcctttcttccttccttctttcatttattcactcagGGTATCTTACATTTCCAGAATGCGATTgactatgttttttgttgttgtttttcgtcagAGTGAAGACACGAAGGTGCAGATCTACTGCTGCGATTTCTTCAAGATGTCACCGTAAGTGTTTGGGTCAAGATTTCACCGTACGTGTGTGTTCAGATTTCACGGTAAGTGTGTGTTAAGATTTCACGGTAAGTGTGCGTTAAGATTTCACTGTAAGTGTGGATTAAGATTTCAATGTAAGTGTGGGTTAAGATTTCACTGTAAGTGCGTGTTCAGATTTTACTGTAAGTGTTGGTTAAGATttcacagtaagtgtgtgtgttcagattttgCTGTAAGTGTTGGTTAAGATTTCACAGTAAGTGTGTGTTAAGATTTTACTGTAAGTGTGGGTTAAGatttcactgtaagtgtgtgttaAGATTTCACGGTAAGTGTGTGTTAAGATTTCACGGTAAGTGTGCGTTAAGATTTCACGGTAAGTGTGTGTTAAGATTTCACGGTAAGTGTGCGTTAAGATTTCACGGTAAGTGTGTGTTAAGATTTCACGGTAAGTGTGCGTTAAGATTTCACGGTAAGTGTGTGTTAAGATTTCACGGTAAGTGTGCGTTAAGATTTCACGGTAAGTGTGCGTTAAGATTTCACGGTAAGTGTGCGTTAAGATTTCACGGTAAGTGTGTGTTAAGATTTCACGGTAAGTGTGCGTTAAGATTTTACTGTAAGTGTGGGTTAAGATTTTACTGTAAGTGTGGGTTAAGATTTCACTGTAAATGTGGGTTAAGATTTCACTGTAAGTGTGGATTAAGATTTCACTGTAAGTGTGGGTTAAGATTTCACTGTAAGTGTGGATTAAGATTTCACTGTAAGTGTGGGTTAAGATTTCACTGTAAGTGCGTGTTCAGATTTTACTGTAAGTGTTGGTTAAGATttcacagtaagtgtgtgtgttcagattttgCTGTAAGTGTTGGTTAAGATTTCACAGTAAGTGTGTGTTAAGATTTTACTGTAAGTGTGGGTTAAGatttcactgtaagtgtgtgttaAGATTTCACGGTAAGTGTGTGTTAAGATTTCACGGTAAGTGTGCGTTAAGATTTCACGGTAAGTGTGTGTTAAGATTTCACGGTAAGTGTGCGTTAAGATTTCACGGTAAGTGTGTGTTAAGATTTCACGGTAAGTGTGCGTTAAGATTTTACTGTAAGTGTGGGTTAAGATTTCACTGTAAATGTGGGTTAAGATTTCACTGTAAATGTGGATTAAGATTTCACTGTAAGTGTGGGTTAAGATTTCACTGTAAGTGGGTGTTCAGATTTTACTGTAAGTGTTGGTTAAGATTTCACAGTAAGTGTGTGTTCAGATTTTGCTGTAGGTGTTGGTCAAGATTTCACAGTAAGTGTGTGTTAAGATTTTACTGTAAGTGTGGGTTAAGATTTCACTGTAAATGTGTGTTAAGATTTTACTGTAAGTGTGGGTTAAGATTTCACAGTAAGTGTGGGTTAAGATTTCACAGTAAGTGTGTGTTAAGATTTTACTGTAAGTGTTGGTTAAGATTTCACAGTAAGTGTGTGTTCAGATTTTGCTGTAGGTGTTGGTCAAGATTTCACAGTAAGTGTGTGTTAAGATTTTACTGTAAGTGTGGGTTAAGATTTCACTGTAAGTGTGGGTTAAGATTTCACGGTAAGTGTGGGTTAAGATTTTACTGTAAGTGTGGATTAAGATTTTACTGTAAGTGTGGATTAAGATTTCACCGTTAGTATGGGTTAAGATTTCACTGAAAGTGTTGTTCAAGATTTCACCGTCATGTATTATATAATTTTCGATTTCACCGTAAGTGTGTTTTAGAAAGATATATGGACTATTTTGAGgcagatttttgttttaaattgacCTTGTAAACGGAGGACTGTGGCATTCTTGGAATGAAAGCTTTCAGAACGTCCACCGTTGGTAAAGAGTGGCACTGGAAATGTCTGGAAGGTTTGACTTCAAGGGTACGATGTATAACTCGACAGCTACACTGCTACTTTCTTCACGCTGTGTCGcagtcacttttttcttttcttttttttctgctgccccatcatctgcaccgtttcagtggcattactcccacgccgctcatttagattcccccatacacggccacacccgggttcgtccttcgcagttccagcgtcggcagtccacagggaaccatcgatgttaggtcgccaggaggccacacaccagaacagaccctgcactgctactgagtcacttcggtggtgttcagtagtgcctgttctgttttaacgtactttggacaccacctactaagccccctactaacgacaataatgaatctgccgacactgacgacatttaGTCACTTTATGCTTGTTACACGTGtagatgcgtgtgtgttttcttcagtagGTATTGATAAATATAAATACCATTTCAAAACTACCAGTATCTTGAGTACATCAAGCCCACGCCCAAATCATTGAGTTGCTTATCAGCGTGTTGAAGATTTTACCATAAGACGACGCTgacgagaaggaagaagaagaagaaggcgacaacgacgaagaagaagaacaagaagaagaagcaacaacagcagcaacagcaacctgCAGCTGCAAGGGGAAAAAACTTCCACCGAACCAACAACAACGACCGGCAGTTGTTTCCCGTGAACCAGCTGTAAAAACCAGTCGccccattcatttatttctttggtGCTGTGTTCTGCCCGGAATTGGCGCTGCTCGCTTCCGTCTGAAACTTCACAATTTTGGCAGGCCTTGTTTCCACAATGTGTTCGCGACAAATCTGGAAGGCTTGTGATATATGTTTGGGGAGAATGAACAACTTGGCAGAATTCGTTTCTGTGCcgatttttcttctgtttttgtgtagaagggtggtagggggttgggtaggttcacactctcttcacacCAAAACAGGACCACGTGGAGTGGTTTTTATGAAGTGTTTTACTaagaacagcacacctggaacacatatGCAATCAAAAATCCAGGTCaaaaacaataaccacacatGCTGGACATCACTGCTCTGAAGGCAGATACACCATACAAACACCAATATGCCATCAGCCTAAGCATTTCCACACTTATCTAGGCACCATCGATCATATGTCCAGCAATACACTTTCTCAAGTAGATCTATGTAAAAACAACATCCAAGTTCCAGATAGCTTATCCAGCGCTAACAATTGGTAACGTAAAATACCATGCAAACATACGACTGACCACTTTCAGTCCTATCATCATGAAGCGTCTTCATTTAATAGAAATCATGGCTACCAAGTTCAGTCTGTCTCTGGTGAACTGCAAACCATGTGCCCCAACAAAGGACTGATTCTCCGTGCTCACAAGGTTTTCTAACCGTTAACCACATTACCATGTGTCTTCTcgctttgtctgaacaaagtaaccAGTGGCACATGACGCAAGTCCTACACAAGTAATCACAACTactaacaaatcaaacatgtgttccacaacacttgctgttacctccatgtgcacacacacacgaaaaaccctcaacacacactgacagtgtgttagcctatagatctgtccatttcacactgaaccaacatcACTtattatatacaaaacaagtaagtaatgcATCAAAACGAGTAGCAAAACCAAATTGCTCCACAGACCTGCTACATGCATAATCCTGACCCCTTTGGCTTCTCAAAACTCAATGCTTACATTATTGATTTATTCCGACAGTTGACAAACCACTAGCACTGCCATACCCCCTGAGCAACATCAGTATGACATACTATCATTGATATGACCAAGACACCAACACCATTTATTTTAAGCCAGACATAATATCCACAGTCACACATCCTAACAACAAATGTAAAATactatggggttggggggggggggggggggtactcaaaGAAAAACACCCACTTATCCCATGAAAAGTGAATTACACAAACTAACACAAACCATGGCTTCAGAATTACACATTTGTCACATTTACTTTTGACCTGCGTTACCAATATTGCAGCTGGTTGCTACAAGGTATAATCAGGAAAACCATGCCCCCTCATGGAACTGAACCACTGTACATTACTAAACACAGCCCAGGATACATAAACAAAATCAGCTGAGTACAACCATCCATTCACAGTCAACACAGGTGTTGATTTAATTGTCCACAAGACCCACTCTCAGAGTCTTTCTGCAATGCCCACTATTAACACAGGTCGTTCCCTTCTAACATTCTGAATGATCATCTCAACAACTCCCAAGAATTGCTATCACCACCACTGTTAAATGAAGTTATCACAGTCAACGTCCCAGTTAAATCTATTCTAAACAAATGCCAGAATTGTACCAAAGTCTAACTTTGCAGTGCCAGTCATCAACTTACAGTTTGCTCAAATACTTCTGTAACACAACACCATGGTCCCACCATAGCATGGGGCTAGTCACACAGCTGAATCTAAGGAGTACCAATTTTAGCAAAGTATAGAAAATACTTGTACTTACAGCCCTGTATCCCCGCAAATCTGCTCTCCATGTCGTCTCTGGCCTTTCCAAACTTCCCGAATCTCTTCAGAGGGATGAAGGGGAATGGGAGAACTAGGTGTGTACTTCACTTTTTAACCCTTCCTTCCAACATTATCAATGTACAACACTCCCCAATTGGATGAACCAAAGTAACCAATCTTGGCTGGTCTTGGAGTTGAGAGACTGATTGACATATCCGCTATTCCTATGTTGGTTTCCTCTTTCAACGCggtttgatctgattcgctacaattcaacccacttgtctatacacattctatgatgacaagtttacccgtttacgtcacaaagagattggggagacaggacaatacagctctcggcctgttagccggcttgatcaaagtttgcattagcataaattctccctagctttcgttccgaagtcccgccatctacgtcagttgcgttcgtggaggggaggtggggaatgacttgaaagacgggccgccacacgggacattctgctcagcacgggaattgcggcagacgtcgcacaaccgcacgtattcctacaactgggactggtgacgcggtgtcgctgaccaaagagggccgactagggagtggggtgaggaggggggtggaaagagggagtgtggcgcggtgtcggtgcgacctcaaagactggactttggatggagcgggaagggagataagaaggagaagagggtggcgggggttggaaggagggaggatggcgtggtgtcggcgcaacctcaaagactggactttggatggagcgggaagggagataagaaggagaaggggaggggtggcgaagggatggggagggaaagggggaagggggggggggacagagtgcaggtggggggggggggggggtgacactgctggcacactgtaacatccacccccggcttttgaaggcaatgtcctcattgcaGCCGGACCTCAAGCAATTCCTTCATGCCAATGGGGAGAATAGTTCTCCAGAGAACATTAGCAATGAAACAGTGACTAGCATAGAGAGGGGACCTATTGATAAGAATCTCACCACTCCAAGCATTCCCAATTTGATTGAATGAGGATAGGCCCGGGTGTAGTACCCAAAATTTTACCAGGAACCaaattgagaggggggggggggggaagatccaACCATCCTTCCAACAAAAGTGAACCTAACTGTGACCATGGAATATCTGAACTCTGGGCTGTGACCCGTTACTTCCTAACTGCACTGCAAGGTTTGTTCGTGGGGTTTGGGTTCATACCTTTGTTTACTCGCGTGCTCCTACGGACTGGGACTTGGGATGGGGTTGACCGACTTGGCACACCATTGTCAGGAACTCTGTGGCTTGGGGGTGGAGAATCTGTGGGTTGCAAATCAGGAAAGGGTCCCTGGATGGGAATCAGAACCcacccatcatcatcttcattgctGTCGTCCTTCCTACTCTGTTGGACTTCCGCTTCAGACTTATCTTCCAACAAGGTAGACTGGGGCTGCACCATCACTGGGAGGAGATCCGCACGGTTCAAAGTGAACTCACGCCCACCCTTGAAGGGACGTACCACATACACAGGGGTATCACCAAAAGGACGAGCAGTCACCACATGCAAGTCCGAAAGCCACCTGTCTTGGATCTTCCTCCTCCCAACTCCCCTGTTCTTTATGTACACCAAATCGCCCACAGCCAATGACGTGTCTCTGCAAGGCTGTTGCTTTGCAGCATGTTCCCTTGCCACGTTGTGGAGGCGGGTTTGAACCTTTGAATGGGCCTCCAGAAGCCTGGCCCGATGTTGGCGAACCCAGTCTGCGGCATTTGTGGCAGAGGCTGGTTCCCGCCCCAAGAGAACATCAACTGGCAGTTGGGGATCCTGCCCAAAGAGAAGGTAGTGTGGGGAGAATCCTGTTGTGGAGTGGGGCGTGTTGTTGTAAGCCTGTACCACCTCCTGCAAATAGACTGGCCACCGTTTCTTTTGTTCGACTGACAGTGTTCTGAGAAGATCATGGAGGGTGCGATTGAAACGCTCACACTGCCCATTTCCCTGAGGATGATATGGGGTTGTTCTGGTTTTATGAATTCCATACATGTCACAAAGGGACCGAACGAGGGCCGACTCAAAATCTCTTCCCTGATCGCTATGTATCCTCTCTGGGACCCCATAGCGGCTGAACCACTCTTTCACAAGAACCTGGACAACTGTCTTAGCCTCTTGATTTCTGGTGGGAACGGCTACTGTGAACTTAGTAAAGACATCAGTCATTACAAGTACGTTCTCCCGACCATCACTTGCCATCTCCAGCATTGTGAAATCTATGGCCAGAATCTGAAGGGGATGACTGGCATGAATATGCCCCATGGAAGATTTTGCAGTGGCTCTCCTGTTGACAAGACAGCGAGGACAGCGATCAATGTATTGCTGCACTTCTGCTGTCATCCCTGGCCAATAGACTCGCTGTCGCAACAGACCCAGGGTTCTATCTAACCCTTGGTGGCCCATCTTGTCATGCAGCTCATACAAGACTGTAGGTCGGAGCGTGGTGGGAAGTACCAGTTGTTCAACCTTCCCCCAGTTGGGATCTGTGACATGTCTAACCAACACTCCATCCTTCACCTCAAGTCTGTGGTGCTGCCTCAAAAGAGACCGATTTGCAGCTGTTTCTGCCTTCTCACTGGGCTTGCTCGGCCACACCTTCAACATCGGGTTCAGCTGGGGATCATCCTTCTGTGCCAAGGCCAGATCTTGGTGTGACAAGGTTGGCAGTACTGGTGTCCCCAAATGAAAGGCTGAAGCCTTCTGCCCCTTGTCCTCTGAACCTGTGATCTCTGCACTCTGGCACCAAACCTCTTCTGCAGTGGCAACTTCAGGGGGAACCTGTGTGCCATTTGGAGCAAGGGCCAAGTAAGATGGAAGTCGGGAAAGGGCATCAGCCCTGTTTTCCCTGCCAGGCCTGTACTTGACCTCAAAGTCAAACTGAGCTAACTGAGCAGCCCACCTCTGTTCTAGTGCCCCAAGCTTTGAAGATCTGAAATGGGCCAAAGGATTATTGTTGGTGTACACCTCAAACTTTGAACCTAGGAGATAGCCCCTGAACTTCTCCATCACTGCCCATTTCAGCGCTAGCATCTCTAATTTGAAGCTGCTGTAATTAGCCTCATTTCGCTCTGTGGGACGCAACCTGTGACTTGCATAGGTGATGACCCTGGTAGTCCCATCTGATTGCTTCTGACCAAGAATCGCGCCAAGGCCCTCGAAACTTGCGTCTGTCTCCAGGATAAAAGGCTTTGAAAAATCTGCGAAGGCTAGAACCTCAGACCCTGTCAATGCTTGCTTCAGCTGATCAAAAGCTGCCTGGTGTTCTTCTTGCCATGCCTGATGGATGGAAGCCAGTTTCCCCTTTTTGCCACTGGAATGCTGGTTTACAAGGGTGTGTAGGGGTCCTGCAATCCTAGCATAGTTCTTCACGAACCGCCGATAGTACCCAGCAAACCCCAGAAAGGAACGCAACTCCCTGACGTTGGATGGTACGGGCCAGTTCCGCACTACCTCAGTCTTTTCACTCTGACAACTGATCCCCTGGGCAGAGATAGTATGTCCCAGATAGTCAACTTCATGTCTCAACAACTGGCATTTCTCAAGTTTGATCTTCAGACCAGTCTCTTCAATTCTACTCAAAACCCTCTCGAGATGTTGCAGATGCTCCTCAAATGTTTTGGAAAACACCAGTAAGTCATCCAGATAAACAAgcagaaaactgaaaagaaaatcaGACATGACTGAATTCATGAGGCGCTGAAAGGTGGCTGGCGCGCCAGACAACCCAAACGGCATTCGGGTGTACTCAAACAACCCAAATGGGGTCATAAAGGCTGTCTTTTGCTGGTCTTCCGGGTCCATGGCTATCTGGTGATACCCACTTGCGAGATCCAGAGTGGAAAAGAACTGTGCACCTGTAAGTGCATCAAAACTCTCTTGGATTCTCGGCAAGGGGTATGCGTCCTTTACCATTTTGCCATTTAACCGCCTGTAGTCAACACAGAGACGCATCGACCCATCTTTCTTGTGGACAACTATGATTGGGGCGGCATAAGGACTGTGGCTTTCTTTCACGACCCCTTTCTCTATGAGGTCCCTGATGTGTTCCCGGACCTCTTGAAAGTCCCGCGGGGGAATGGGTCGGTATGCCTGAGCAACAGGGATGTCGTCAGTTGTGGGAATCTTGTGTGGTTCCCTGTCCGTAAAGCCTATGTCAGTTTCTTCAGATGAAATGACATGCTTGTATCTAGCCAAAAGATCCAAAACCCTACGCTTCTGTTCTTCTGTCCCTGCAAAATCATGCAATTGTGAGCAAAACGACTCACCTCTTTCCTCTGCTTCACTGGAGGAACACCTCTCAATGATGATCTCTTCCGAGTTCACCTGCAAATGGGGTACATGCCCCGACTCCACTGACTCAACTGTGTGCAGGACTGCAACGGGTGTCCTGGACTGtaagacaacatcatcatcagacagaTTTGCAATCCTTACATATCTGGAAGAGTTGTCGGCAGCAACCAAAGTAGGGACAACAAACAAACCTGGGGGAAGGGGATGGCTAGAGGGTTCAGCTAACAATTTCCTAAAGGGTCTCTCTATGCCACTGATCCTGACACACACCAAACTACAACTAGGAATCTGGGTCCTACAAACCACTCTTGCTACCCCCCGAACAGAAGCATTGTGAGCACGCACTTCATTGATGACTGGCTGCAAACATGGTGGAAACTTTTCACAAGGATTTTGATCCTGACTAAGGGGAGAGAGGATTTGTTGCAACACATTCATGCCTACGATAGCCGGGGTTTGTTGCTTGTGCATATAGGTGGAGGGGTCAGCTGAATCTTTCACAACTAACAGGGATGCCCGACACATTTTCCCAAACACTTCTATCTCACCCTCCAACAGACCAACATATGGTATGTCTAAACCATTGGCCGCCTTGACAGTCAGCCAATTTGTCTGCTGAAGTGATACATTTCCCAATTGCTGATGATACCAGGACTCTGACACAGTGCTAATCTAACTACCTGTATCAACCAGTGCTTTGACTTCCCTcccctctatcatcatcattgtttgagGGCATCGACCAGTTAAATTGCTAAAGTTAGCCTTGTTGCCCGCCTCCACTGCTTGGCTACGCACAGCAGAGGCAGCTAGTTTCCCCCCTGCCCCGGGCGCTTCTGCATCTgctcatccctctttctctttttgcagTCACACTGGAAGTGACCCAATTTCTGACAGTAAAAGCACCGCTTATCAGTTGGTGGCGGCATGATTGCCCTGGGGTGGATAACATCTGTCGGGGTTGTCTGCTTCATCATGGAAGCCATGGCAGCTTGCATGGCCTGGACTGAATCTGCGAGGGCGGCCACTTGTCTGCTCAGCTCTGTCACCTCTGGGGCCGGTGATGGTACCAGCTGGTGTTGGTAAACTGCTGGTGGGGCATCCTCTGGTTCATCTTCTTCCCGGGTCCATCTGAGGGCTTCCTCTTTTATGCTGTAGAAACTGGTGTTGTCCCGCTCTCGGACTAGGCGTCTCAGCTCTCTCTTGAGGGGGGCAGAGGATAGGCCCTCAATGAATCGGTCACGCAGCATCTCCGCCGAGATGCTGTCTGGTTCCCTTTCGTTGATCCGGGCCTCCTTATTCTTGAGACCCTGTGCAAATTCCAAGACAGACTGTCCTGGTAACTGTTGTCGGCCGTGGAAAGCTGACATCAGCCCTGTCAGTGGTCGGCTATCCCCAAACGTTCTCTTCAGGATCTGCAAGACCTTCTGTGTAGTGTCAATCTCATTCCCCTTATATGCAAGAACCTCCCGCCTGGCCTTACCCTGCAGATGACGGATGATAAAGTCTACCCCAATTGGTTCTGCCATCCTGTACGCTCCCAGAACCCTGGTGACCTCTGATATAAAGTCTTCTGCTGGTCCATCCGCAGACTCCCCTGAGAAGTGGGTCAGCTTGGGGGGTGCCCACCACTGTGTCGCAGCCACTTGTTGGTTCCTCTCTGCCATCCTGCTACGGTCTGCTGTGTGGCTGCTCCCAATGAGGACTGTGTGCTGTTCAGTTTAAACACCTCACCTGTTGATCCTGttggcgacgccaagttgtacaAAGGTGGTAGGGGGTTGGATAGGTTCACACTCTCATCACACCAAAACAGGACCACATGGAGTGGCTTTTATGAAGTGTTTTACTaagaacagcacacctggaacacatatGCAATCAAAAATCCAGGTCAAAAACAGTAACCACACATGCTGGACATCACTGCTCTGAAGGCAGATACACCATACAAACACCAATATGCCATCAGCCTAAGCATTTCCACACTTATCTAGGCACCATCGATCAGCAATACACTTTCTCAAGGAGATCTATGTAAAAACAACATCCAAGTTCCAGATAGCTTATCCAGCGCTAACAATTGGTAACGTAAAATACCATGCAAACATACGACTGACCACTTTCAGTCCTATCATCATGAAGCATCTTCATTGTCACAGTTACATAGAAATCATGGCTACCAAGTTCAGTCTGTCTCTGGTGAACAGCAAACCATGTGCCCCAACATAGGACTGATTCTCCGTGCTCACAGGTTTTTCTAACCGTTAACCACATTACCATGTGTCTTCTcgctttgtctgaacaaagtaaccAGTGGCACATGACGCAAGTCCTACACAAGTAATCACAACTactaacaaatcaaacatgtgtcccATAGCATTCGCCGTTACCCCAGTGGGCACACACCAAACAATCCTTAACACACACTGAGAGTTTAAGCCTATAAGTATTCACTTCACATTTATCCATCACCACCTTACAAAACAAGCAAGTAATGCATCAAAACGAGTAGCAAAACCAAATTGCTCCACAGACCTGCTACATGCATAATCATGACCCCTTTGGCTTCTCAAAACTCAATGCTTACATTATTGATTTATTCCAACAGTTGACAAACCACTGCCATACCCCCTGAGCAACATCAGTATGATATACTATCATTGATATGACCAAGACACCAACACCATTTATATTAAGCCAGACATAATATCCACAGTCACACATCGTAACAACAAATGTAAAATactatggggttgggggggtgggggtggggggtgggggtgggggtactcaAAGAAAGACACCCACTTATCCCATGAAAAGTGAATTACACAAACTAACACAAACCATGGCTTCAGAATTACACATTTGTCACATTTACTTTTGACCTGTGTTACCGATATTGCAGCTGGTTGCTACAAGGTATAATCAGGAAAACCACGCCCCCTCATGGAACTGAACCACTGTACATTACTAAACACAGCCAAGGATACATAAACAAAATCAGCTGAGTACAACCATCCATTCACAGTCAACACAGGCGTTGATTTAATTGTCCACAATACCCACTCTCAGAGTCTTTCTGCAATGCCCACTACTAACACAGGTCATTCCCTTCTAACATTCTGAATGATCATCTCAACAACTCCCAAGAATTGCTATCACCACCACTGTTAAATGAAGTTATCACAGTCAACGTCCCAGTTAAATCTATTCTAAACAAATGCCAGAATTGTACCAAAGTCTAACTTTGCAGTGCCAGTCATCAACTTACAGTTTGCTCAAATACTTCTGTAACACAACACCATGGTCCCACCATAGCATGGGGCTAGTCACACAGCTGAATCTAAGGAGTACCAATTTTAGCAAAGTATAGAAAATACTTGTACTTACAGCCCTATATCCCCGCAGATCTGCTCTCCGTGTCGTCTGTGGCCTTTCCAAACTTCCCGAATCTCTTCAGAGGGATGAAGGGGAATGGGAGAACTAGGTGTGTACTTCACTTTTTAACCCTTCCTTCCAACATTATCAATGTACAACACTCCCCAATTGGATGAACCAAAGTAACCAATCTTGGCTGGTCTTGGAGTTGAGAGACTGATTGACTTATCCGCTATTCCTATGTTGGTTTCCTCTTTCAACACGGTTTGATCTGATTCGCCAACAAaacctgcttgtgtatacacactgtgACGCCAAGTCTAACATTTAACGTCacaaagagaaggggggtggggggggggggagga
Coding sequences within it:
- the LOC143295135 gene encoding thiopurine S-methyltransferase-like, yielding MDNQLWIKRWNDRDRSFHDQRIHPMLQKHHKQVVDGRSHLTVLVPMCGKSWEIKWLADQGHTVIGVEVAQRAIEEFFEEQNIPFTSSPLPAAEGTLFQSEDTKVQIYCCDFFKMSP